Genomic window (Drosophila sulfurigaster albostrigata strain 15112-1811.04 chromosome 2R, ASM2355843v2, whole genome shotgun sequence):
CTCACCTACATATGTCGATAACATTTCGTGTGCCCTTCATTTTACTAATGGTATAAAGCTGTATCACCAGATGTGAATGCTACTGCGCAGGTAGCATTCGTTTTTCGTCTGTTTCGATCTCAAATTAGCTATTCATGCGTGCTACAAGTCATTTGGGATTCTAGGACATCTTTTGctaatttatattgaatttataaattaaattgatagaAACCAGatgattaatttataaactgCATTTAATAGCTTGAAGTATATTGATTTTAAGCAAACTATTGCATAAACCTTTCCTTAATAAAGTTGACCATCCGTTAAATTGTATGTTTGGTTTGGTGTAAAATATTAGAATAAATGCTTAGTTTGCAATCGGCCTTCGTATAGGGGCGTTTTGCGATGTAAGCAATGTCTGAGCTTAGCTcgttaaaatttcatttgcgttGCAGCTGAGCGAATTTAAGCATTGCCACACGCCAAAGCGTTTTGTCGGCGATGACTCGTCtgattgcatttaaataaatttcaattgagttGACGCCTCCCCCAAGCTACTAACTGGACCTCTTGAATGCGTTGGTCGTTTGCCAGGCCATGTCTGGCAtcaattaagttttaaaaaaaagtaggTCGGCGTTCTGTTTGCCCGTTGCCAAATTGAGCGAACGAAAAGAGGTCGAGCTGTCGCAAGATAAATATAAGGGGAAAGAGTCAGAGCTCGAGTGTGTGGTGCAAACTGCTAGAAaatgcatatgtatttatgtattatttatcGCTTTCTAATGGTATTTTTAATCGACTCTAATGGCGTGAACTACAGCATCGGAAAGCTTTGTACGACTTTTTTACATTTGCCAAGAATCTGTTTTACAAATACATACTTATAATGGCGAGTGAGTTCTTGTTACAGTAATTTTGCTTATTGTTATAAACATTTCCATTATAGGCCAAAGCTTTGGGTCGAGTACTTTTCGAGCAAGTTTGCCGCCAGCTAAACTTGCTAGAAGCGGACTATTTTGGCTTGGAATATCAGGAAATATCCACACATACCAAATACTGGCTCGATCTGGAAAAGCCAATGAATCGTCAAGTGGGTCTATCACTCATCGATCCAGTGTTGCGATTCTGCATCAAATTTTATACCCCCGATCCGGCGCAACTGGAAGAGGAGTATACAAGGTAATATGTTATGATTGGGTAATAACCCTATCCGAGTTTTTTACATTTCTCACTTATCATATTTCTCTTCTAGATATCTATTCTGTTTGCAAATCAAACGCGACCTAGCTACGGGCAGCTTGCAATGCAATGATAATACAGCGGCGCTTATGGCCAGCTACATTGTGCAGGCATCGTGTGGAGACTATGTGCCCGAGGATTATCCTGATCATACATATTTATCGTCGTATCGATTTGTGCCCCACCAGGATGCCACAATGCAACGAAAGATAATGGAAAATCACAAGAAGCACTTGTAAGCCaacagaaatataatttttaaatggaattttaatGACAGATCTCGGGTTGTATTTTTAGTGGTCAATCGCCGGCCGAGGCCGATCTTAATCTACTAGAGACAGCACGTCGCTGTGAGCTTTATGGCATGAAAATGCATCCCGCCAAGGATGTAGAGGGTGTTCCACTAAATCTGGCTGTGGCTCATATGGGTCTCACCGTATTTCAGAATATAACTCGCATTAATACCTTTTCCTGGGCCAAAATTcgcaaaatttcatttaaacgAAAACGTTTTCTTGTCAAACTGCACCCCGAAGGCTACGTAAGATTTCAACACAACTGACATAGttgacaaatttgttaaattcacttttataTACTATAGGGCTACTACAAGGACACAGTTGAGTTCTTTTTTGAGGGACGCAATGAGTGCAAGAATTTTTGGAAGAAGTGCGTTGAAAATCACGGGTTCTTCCGGTGCACAACAGTTCAGAGTACACCCAGGCGTAAAACCCGCGTCCTTTCCCGTGGAAGTTCGTTCCGGTATGCCTCAAAAtgcagaaaattaattaatggaattttcattttaagcaATATATTCGTATAATTACAGTTACAGTGGAAGAACGCAAAAACAgattattgaatttgttcGCGAAAATTATGTAAAGCGTCAAAACTTCCAAAGGTAAGAAATAACTGAAATTttactacaacaactacagataCAGAAAAACAACAGTAAAGAAACTAAGAAGTTATTGAATGCctgaaatatttgttaagaCTCACATTTTTCGCTTTATTTTGATGTAATCTGCTTTCTGTTATAATTAACAGCTTTAAATTGTACAGTTCACGTTTTCACATCTTTacattaaacacaaaaaagttaTGATTTCATGTATAAGATGTGAAAACGAGCTCTTAACTGTCGACAAAAGATTTCAGATTTATAAAACcagcaaaaaatgttttacaatctttttctatttctatatttacaAAGATGTAACctcaaactaaatttatttttaagctttacttcatttatatttttaaaatttcaagctTTTACTTCTTCCCTTTTTATGAATAACCAGAGACACATCCaaactatattaaataattgtatgaACAATTTCTTATACCcgtttaatatttacatatcaaactcacaaattaaatgctttgcCAACATTGCAAACGCATTTATTACAAAGAAACTCATCCATACACATTATGAATCATCACCGTGATCAtcttataattgaattttattgcttataaacttcacttcttttttttttcaaaatcaagtttgaaattaatgaaCAAATCCCAAGTCCAAATCCTAAACCACCCTACAATCTTCTGTCATATAAAAACTTGGCAGAAATACAGTTAAAGCcatttcaacaatttcaaagagagaaaagagaagagGATTAAAAAACCAATTGGTACAaacttaacaaaaacaaagcaaagcacaaaactaaactaaatatatatacatatatatatatatatataaaaaaaaaacaagaaaacaaaccacaaattaaattgtacaGAAGCAAACGacatgcattttatttacttactgtgtttataatttataattatcatGTGTGCTTATTAGCTACTCACTGTAGATTATcaatcttatttatttataatctaaATTGGCAAttgacaaattatttatatgcgtACTAAACTCATATCATTCGAAATAATTTTTCACCATCCAATCCTTTACTCAGTATCAAGTAACatcattaaaacaaaatgatattCCTACTATATAAATTCCCCCCTCATCAGCATAACCTTAACATTAATAACATCATAAATGCTCACATTGTGTTTAGTATTTAGTCTAGTCGTGAATGGCTTAACAAGTCGATCTTATCGCGTTGGTTTTATATGTTGTTTAGACTGTGTGTCTTCGAACTTAGCTCGATGTCATATTGTGTGTTTACCTGAGACTAAATGTACACAATCACGGCTATTCACGTTCGTTTCCTTCTCCTAAATGTGTAGTTATTAGTTGTGTGTTCTTTCATAAATCTAAAAACATATTCTACTGTTATGTGTAGTTTTAATAtctacaataaaaaaaatataaaccattgatttaaataccaaatgctTTCCCGGACTCCCATTAAATCCTTTATGgatttcattatatttcttAGGCTTTATAGTAGATATAGTAGTTCCCTATTCCTAACGATGTTGTGTGTATGAtttacaatttctttattacacaataattaattttaatttgtgtccTAAATCAATTGCGTCTTCGCGAGGAATCCGAATTTTTCTGAGTGGTAATGCTCAAATTaacaagaaatataaataaatcaaaaagtgCTTAActccaaaataaaataaattaatatgccataaaacgaaaaacaagatatttataactaaaaacaattactaaactaaactaaaaggaaaaaagtgaGCATGTGAAAATAAAATCGTGGTATCCTCttgtcttttcttttgctgcagGTCTCAGTCATTCCGGCAAGGGCCACTGAATGCTAGTAGCCGAAGTCAGTCGCATACGTATGTGAATTCCAGCATTTCAGCCAATCCCCTACTCCCAATTGACACTggtttgtatttattttttttttgattgttgaattatatatttgttgatttatcGTTatcatttcgattttaaataatttgtgttaAGTTTTGCTCGCGGAATGTTTAGCCAAGGCGATAAATTTTCActataatttgcaaatatacataatgattatcattattttcacattatttttggtacatttatttacatgcaCCCTACAGCGGCATGGGATTATCGCAATCAATGCAACGACTCGATGACCCCTTCTCTGACGAAGAAGGCAGCGGATACCTTGGATCGCCGACGCGACAATCCTACAGACCACATGCGTTCTCAAGTAAGTGAATTACTTTTCTGTTTGAATGGCAGACTGAGTAATAATCATTTTACATTATCAGGTCACAGCAGCCCAGGTGGAGATCTATCAGACGAAGAATTATGCAGCGGAATCGCCAACCTCTCCGGAGGAAGCGGCATGCTCGGCGGAACGGCAACACCACTCGGCAGCGGGTATGGACCAAATGAATTCGAACCGCTCGGTTTCACCACAGGGTCCGCAATCGTGGACTTCGCCCAGCCACAGCAGCCAACTGCAGCGCGCTCCCGATCAGGCTCGTGTGCATCCAAGCGATCGCAATTTAGGTGAGTCTATCATTTTACATATCGATTTTCTAGTTAATATCGTTTTGTTAAGTTACTCTTACATATAGTTATCTATGATTTCGTTACATTAAGTTATAAGTATATCCcaataagtataaataaatagcatgGAAAcgaattcattatttatttaagtttcagtaaataataataagttccCTCtaacttttgatttattattttagccTAATAGTATTTATCAAAAATCACCGTGAATGACCTGTGGATGTTCATTTCATTCGTGAATtctctgttatttttttttaagttcgTAGTAGTGGAAaagtatatgaatatttttgttacgggagcaacaaaattttatatgcTGCCAAATCAGTGTATTATGTTTTCAGTGTTTACTTTGGCTTTGAGTTCGGTActttttcggttttgtttcGGTTGAAGTCTATTGCTCAAGTGCTAACACGTATCCCAACATGCTTTGTCTATGCGCGTGTTCAGGTCTGAGCCACTTGTCCCACTtatacagcagcagcacgccTCGTCGAGTCTCAGTGGGATCCCAAGCGTATGTCCCTGCGTCGCCGCAGctcatcagcatcaacaacaatcacacTCACAACAACACTACCAACACCAGCACAGTGGGTCTTTCGGTGGATCTCAGCAGCTCCATGGAGTtggaggagcaggaggaggagctTCTGGAACCTGCGGAtttggaggaggaggagcctatgggggaggaggaggaattAGTCGAGGAGGAAGCGGATTCGGACTTGACAGCATCTACCATCAATCGGGAGACTATGGCGGCAGTCTCACCGGTCTCGGCCATGGTCATGTCCAATGCCCGTCGTCAGCCGCTTCGGTCACAGGAGTCCCAATCGCAAACTGTCACCCCAGTCCATTATAGCAGTACGAATTATTCGATGTCTAAACAGTGTATGCTtaacaatgccaatgccaactcgaccgaaaccgaaaccgacaACATCATTTACACTGACATCAACGATGTGGGACACTATAAATATCCGGACTTTCACAGCGCCCAAATGGAGCATAAGATCTCAAATAGTGAGCACCTTAATCTTAACGACCGCAACGATATATATGCCACGGTCAATCGCAAGACAAAATCAAAGACGCGTGAGAAACACTTTAGTGATGAGTTTATTGATCAGTCTATACTCCAATATACTCGAGCCAAGCAAATGGGCATGCAACCACCCATGCCGATGCTACAACAGCCTAGCACATCAGCTTATGCTGCCGCCCAAGAGCGGAACTATAATAGTTTAAACTATCAATACCACAACGATCTCAATCATCCGTCGGAGTCGTCCTCGTCCTCCTACTTTGGCACCGGATTTAACACAAAACGTTATGCTCAAAATGATCGTGTTAAGTTAGCTCAATCTGATAACTATTTGACACCATCGATCGATTCACAGAGTTCCCGGCATACGCACTCTCTGCCACGAAATTCGGAGTTGTCTGGTGTTGATTCAGTTGACTCCTATGATAGTCATTACATTACTCACCATCCAAGACGGAGCTCAGCAGAGAAACTAGAATATCCTATAACTTCCGGCAATTTATATTCCACAGCGCAGTTTGTCAAACCAGAAGAGGCTGCTGTACATTATATGGATGATGAGGATGAGCAAGAcgaagatggagatggagagggagagaatATTTATGACCAGGTAGAACGTGAGTCATGGCTCAAGAGTAGCTCTTGCAAGGATCTCTTTGAACGCTATAGCAGTGCCTATTATGCTCGTGAACAGTCTAAGCCCATGACAGCATTCGATAAAGAGTTCCTCTCGTCAAATCGCATTGATTCACCAGTTACTCGATATGATGATTCTCGTCATTCTCTTTactttacaaaaaatcattcTATTGATGCTCATCAAGACTTTTCGCCTTTGCCGCATAGCAAGGTGTACTCATCCAGCTATCCAGGCAGCACATACAATACGCAAGAGCACAAACGACACTATGGCCATCAGCAAGACTATACTGGATCACAGGATGATATATCGCAGGACAGCTACGAACTGTTGGAGAAGTATGATATAGATTTCTTTAGTGGTCGACGACGATCTGAAGACCACATGCGTTCCTGCTCCCTAGATTCTGGCAATTACATACCTAGCGATGATGAGTCAGTCTCAGAGCAGCCAAAGTATCGCTCGGCTATAGATGTAAAGTCTAAGTCAGCTGCCGAtattatgaatgaaatatgGGATGCCGAAGATCCACGATATTTGCCACGCGAAAAGCTTTCCGTTAAATCAGATGGAAATTTCTATAAGAAGATTCAGGAAGCTCTTACGCGTACCTCAAGTCAAGAAAGTCAAAGTGAAATGTTTGAGACGAAGATCTCCCGCAGCTCGGACTCGAGCAAGAAATCCCGAGACAGTCTTTATCACACAGATAGTAAGAAATCCAGAGAAAcgaccaaaagcaaaacttcAGTGGCTTCCAGTCAGGATTCCAAGGAATCGTTAGTGGGGGATTGTTTTGGacgaaattatgaaatgccAACGACTACCTGCAAGAAGGTTAAGCAGTTTAACAAGAAAGAGCTTTACGAAAAGTTCATACAGTCCAGTCAGGAATCAAAGAGTGATTATTATGATGCTGTCGAACCAGTACCAGATGCCGATGGTCTCTACACACGTCCAAAAGTTAAGAGCCATGACTGCTTACTCTCGGACACGCATAGTTCCACGGCTAATAGTTCTTTTTATGATAGTCGTGATACATATTCCACGTTTCCAAGCAacaaaactcataaaacaTCCAAGGTACACTCAATTAGTCTGCAAAATGTGGAAATTGAGCGCAATGCAAAGTCTTTTGGTAGCAAATCACCTGAGTCGGTATCTACGCCCGCTTCTGGTATGCGTTGTCAAGAGAAAGATATACAAACTGGTGACTCCATTGATCAAACAGCGCCCATCAAGAAATCAAATTCGCAGTCCTGTAAGATCTCAGCTTTTCGACGTCGATCAGACAGCGAGAACATTTTTAGTTTTGATCAGGATCGAATTGAATGTATTCAAAAGTACACTAAGCAATGGGAAGGGCAGTCAAAGGATGAGAAATCAAAGCAAAGTCCAGAATATCCATTAACTCCAGAACTTGTGTCAGAGTTTGAGAAACAGCAATCGCGTGCCGCTCATCAAAAAATCACACGAAAGGAGGAACTTATGGCTAAAACGCATTTTGAGGAGTACAATCCTATTTTGGTACCCCTGAACTATTCACATGCTACAGTGGAGCGCACTAAGAGTGATCCAAACTCATTGGCAAATCGGGCTCGGCTTGGAAGCAACTCTCGTCGTCATGTTCTAATGCATCAGAAATCGATAGATCTCACACCAGCTGACTCAAGTGATGAAGACTACATCTATAAACAAATACCAAGTGCGCCACCTTTATGTAAAGCACATGGAAACTTTGAAATACCCAAATGCTATGAAGGACAGACAGCTCCTCAGGtggatataccaaaaactggGTTCGAGTTACCAAAAAGCTTCTTCCGAGACTATGAACGTCGATTTACTAAAGTACTGAAAGAGGATATACCTTATGTGCTTCACAAACGGCATATTATGAATGGCACGGCGCCAGCAACAGGTGCCAAAGGTCATAATAAACCAAAGTCGCCGAAATCTCCAAAATCGCCAAAGTCTCCGAAATCACCAAAGTCTCCAAAATCACCAAAAGCAAGTGCTATTGCCGTTCCTGGTCCAGTTGATTTTCTCCCAGATATTCTTGATAGCTTGCTCCCGGCAGAAACAAAAGAGTTCTTGTTCActcaaaatattgatttatccAAAGTCGATCCTATAACACTTGAAATTGACAAAACTATTCCGATTATTCAGCTGTCATCTCCCAAACGTGATATCACCAAGCAAATGGACGCATCTACGCTGGaaaaacttaacaaaaaaGTTAAGTCAAATTGAAAGTGATTCAGCAACCAGTTCCAAAACTGAGAGTATGCAACAGCAGAAGcttgaacaaaaaacaaattgagttAATTCAAAGTCTACGTAAGGAACTACAGGCCAATGCCCGAAAGGCCAATAAACCACGTGTAATACCCAAGACAAAGCCATCGGGCAAGTCCAAGAAGGGAAAGACCCGTATAACATCGTTTTCTTCGGATGACGAAAGTTTGGATTCAGACGATGTATTTGGTTCGGCTGAGGCTATACCCGACCGTTTGGAGTTTTCTCCTCCACAATCACGCAAAGAGATTGAACCGATTTTGCGTATTGAACAAAGTCGCCTCATCTCGGCTGCCTGGGGTCGAGGACAAACTATGAGCTCAACCGAAATTGAAGGTTCGCCGCCACAGTGCCGTCGACTTGCTGATCTTGAGAGCCGTTATCAAACGCAGAAGCTGGATCCGCAATATGCTAACGCTACGGAACTGCGTCGAATATCAGAGCGCTCCATCTCCATACCATCCTCAGAGGATGAGCCTCATTTGCCCACGCGACGTATGGACGAATGCACAAATGATTATCAACGCAATGAAAACATACCTTCACCCATATTTGAGCATGCCGAGTTCTTTCGCAGCAATGATGATATTTACGAGACATGTCATGAAGAGAAGATAAGCGGTTCAGATATTGATTACACCctcaaaaaacaaacagccaAGTCTAAGGTTAAACTTATTGAAGAAATTATTGATTCTTCAATAGTTATGCGATCAAAGGGTCATGCTCCCATACTTTTTGCCCATGCCCGACTCAATCTATCGGAAGGCTCGGTATCTCTACAACGACAGCAGGCTACTCAGCAGTCTCCCACCACGGAGCGACGTACTAAGAGCCTGGATACACCTGTAATTTCCTTGCATCGTTTGCCACCAATGAATGCGTTTTCCTCAAAGGATGACACTGTGGGCTTTGAGGAGGAGGGCGAAATTTTGGAAGAGAAACCATTGGAACGTGCTAATCAAAGCACTCAGCAGGAAGACGATACAGCGGATAGCGTTCATTCCTGTGCAGGCTCTATTCCCACACAGAGCAGCTACAATACAAATCGAAAAGATTCATTATTGAATGCTGTGACTATTGACAATGAAGAGGTGCAGCTTCTTaatcaattgaaatacatTGAAAAGATTGCCTTACAAGGCGTCAAGATAAAAGATAAAAGGAAATCAAAAATGAAGTTAAAAAGCGGCgatcatttaatattaaatattccaaagTATCGATTTACAGACTGGTCGCCATATAGTTCGGCGAACAGTTCGCGTAAAACATCACCGGGAGTTTCTAGGGCCAGCAGTATTGACAGCACCGGCAAGGGCAAATTAAAATCTTCTGAGCCTTTTAAGGGCAAAGCTATCTCTCGCAGCCGTCCAGAGTCACGGCGTACCAGTGCTGATGACATCAAAGCGGGCAGAGATGGCAGAGGTAGCAAAAAATCAAGTCCAAAAGAACGACCTCGCTCAATTGAAATGCGTCGTTTGAGCAAAGATAAGAGCAAGTCGCAAGAGGAAACCGAGGCAGACATTGCCAAACGCAAGGAGAGACAACAAAAGCTTTATGAATCGGCTATGAAGCAGACAATCACAATGCTAAGTCCTGTAAAGGACACGCTTCCTGCCTTCCCTGCACCGGAAGACAAAATAATGGTTAAGACAGATGGTGATAAGATAATCATCGAAACcgaatttaaatcaaaagcCGAGGATCacgttttaattgcaaaagcTCCACGCAAACTGGACACATCGTTGGTTAAGTTCAGTCGCAGCTTTGACGAGGGTCGAAGTCCGGATAAGCTTGATAAGGCCAATCGCAGCTTTGAAGATCGCAACAAGTCTTTTGAAGACTCTGAGAAATCTGATGTACCCGAAGACATTATGATCAAGTCACCAAAGAAAATGGCAAAGGCTCAGGAAATCAAACAGAAAATCGAGGGTAGCGTGGTACATAAGAAAATTGATGGGAAATCCAGTAGTTTAGAAAAGCCATCTGAACATCATTACCTTGGCAGAGATGTAAAGGCGCGTAGCTTAGACGATAAAAAAGCAGGCAACGGCTGAGGCAAAGAAATCAGAGGAGAAACCCGCAGCTGTTGTACGGAGTGCTATTGGCGATCGT
Coding sequences:
- the LOC133838280 gene encoding LOW QUALITY PROTEIN: microtubule-associated protein futsch (The sequence of the model RefSeq protein was modified relative to this genomic sequence to represent the inferred CDS: deleted 4 bases in 4 codons), giving the protein MSLADMGTATRSVGGGVGGGSRHYDLSNPNGGGVSGSGLPGGRMTHSLSTPSGVDGTPSTPRHRGGKKLTVRIQMLDDSVTMFQVQAKALGRVLFEQVCRQLNLLEADYFGLEYQEISTHTKYWLDLEKPMNRQVGLSLIDPVLRFCIKFYTPDPAQLEEEYTRYLFCLQIKRDLATGSLQCNDNTAALMASYIVQASCGDYVPEDYPDHTYLSSYRFVPHQDATMQRKIMENHKKHFGQSPAEADLNLLETARRCELYGMKMHPAKDVEGVPLNLAVAHMGLTVFQNITRINTFSWAKIRKISFKRKRFLVKLHPEGYGYYKDTVEFFFEGRNECKNFWKKCVENHGFFRCTTVQSTPRRKTRVLSRGSSFRYSGRTQKQIIEFVRENYVKRQNFQRSQSFRQGPLNASSRSQSHTYVNSSISANPLLPIDTAAWDYRNQCNDSMTPSLTKKAADTLDRRRDNPTDHMRSQVTAAQVEIYQTKNYAAESPTSPEEAACSAERQHHSAAGMDQMNSNRSVSPQGPQSWTSPSHSSQLQRAPDQARVHPSDRNLGLSHLSHLYSSSTPRRVSVGSQAYVPASPQLISINNNHTHNNTTNTSTVGLSVDLSSSMELEEQEEELLEPADLEEEEPMGEEEELVEEEADSDLTASTINRETMAAVSPVSAMVMSNARRQPLRSQESQSQTVTPVHYSSTNYSMSKQCMLNNANANSTETETDNIIYTDINDVGHYKYPDFHSAQMEHKISNSEHLNLNDRNDIYATVNRKTKSKTREKHFSDEFIDQSILQYTRAKQMGMQPPMPMLQQPSTSAYAAAQERNYNSLNYQYHNDLNHPSESSSSSYFGTGFNTKRYAQNDRVKLAQSDNYLTPSIDSQSSRHTHSLPRNSELSGVDSVDSYDSHYITHHPRRSSAEKLEYPITSGNLYSTAQFVKPEEAAVHYMDDEDEQDEDGDGEGENIYDQVERESWLKSSSCKDLFERYSSAYYAREQSKPMTAFDKEFLSSNRIDSPVTRYDDSRHSLYFTKNHSIDAHQDFSPLPHSKVYSSSYPGSTYNTQEHKRHYGHQQDYTGSQDDISQDSYELLEKYDIDFFSGRRRSEDHMRSCSLDSGNYIPSDDESVSEQPKYRSAIDVKSKSAADIMNEIWDAEDPRYLPREKLSVKSDGNFYKKIQEALTRTSSQESQSEMFETKISRSSDSSKKSRDSLYHTDSKKSRETTKSKTSVASSQDSKESLVGDCFGRNYEMPTTTCKKVKQFNKKELYEKFIQSSQESKSDYYDAVEPVPDADGLYTRPKVKSHDCLLSDTHSSTANSSFYDSRDTYSTFPSNKTHKTSKVHSISLQNVEIERNAKSFGSKSPESVSTPASGMRCQEKDIQTGDSIDQTAPIKKSNSQSCKISAFRRRSDSENIFSFDQDRIECIQKYTKQWEGQSKDEKSKQSPEYPLTPELVSEFEKQQSRAAHQKITRKEELMAKTHFEEYNPILVPLNYSHATVERTKSDPNSLANRARLGSNSRRHVLMHQKSIDLTPADSSDEDYIYKQIPSAPPLCKAHGNFEIPKCYEGQTAPQVDIPKTGFELPKSFFRDYERRFTKVLKEDIPYVLHKRHIMNGTAPATGAKGHNKPKSPKSPKSPKSPKSPKSPKSPKASAIAVPGPVDFLPDILDSLLPAETKEFLFTQNIDLSKVDPITLEIDKTIPIIQLSSPKRDITKQMDASTLEKLNKKLSQIESDSATSSKTESMQQQKLEQKQIELIQSLRKELQANARKANKPRVIPKTKPSGKSKKGKTRITSFSSDDESLDSDDVFGSAEAIPDRLEFSPPQSRKEIEPILRIEQSRLISAAWGRGQTMSSTEIEGSPPQCRRLADLESRYQTQKLDPQYANATELRRISERSISIPSSEDEPHLPTRRMDECTNDYQRNENIPSPIFEHAEFFRSNDDIYETCHEEKISGSDIDYTLKKQTAKSKVKLIEEIIDSSIVMRSKGHAPILFAHARLNLSEGSVSLQRQQATQQSPTTERRTKSLDTPVISLHRLPPMNAFSSKDDTVGFEEEGEILEEKPLERANQSTQQEDDTADSVHSCAGSIPTQSSYNTNRKDSLLNAVTIDNEEVQLLNQLKYIEKIALQGVKIKDKRKSKMKLKSGDHLILNIPKYRFTDWSPYSSANSSRKTSPGVSRASSIDSTGKGKLKSSEPFKGKAISRSRPESRRTSADDIKAGRDGRGSKKSSPKERPRSIEMRRLSKDKSKSQEETEADIAKRKERQQKLYESAMKQTITMLSPVKDTLPAFPAPEDKIMVKTDGDKIIIETEFKSKAEDHVLIAKAPRKLDTSLVKFSRSFDEGRSPDKLDKANRSFEDRNKSFEDSEKSDVPEDIMIKSPKKMAKAQEIKQKIEGSVVHKKIDGKSSSLEKPSEHHYLGRDVKARSLDDKKQATAEAKKSEEKPAAVVRSAIGDRRMFAHQYNVHEDIDMQAVISERRSLEILKRSLPSEDTRDSECTHSRKASTAESLDSFISVDDSHSPASKSPIPPAEGYPHRVPTIECEEPSIEEDDISSERRHLKVGRQDVNRLSLDRSRSDETGSWITVECDEFIGSDTSDNEPRNLEPDRNVLETQATLEDANPLEYSNCATPTSDLNILVTPPNASPMIEKSVLETFEKYTSESKKKYSLEKQSDKSKSSDSWTSGEKDSSPQRQQDWSLSVSKEKSSVDEESSVSCSIARPLGISQDFGNEEAKKCLELKQRMLQLDVAAKDADIDITPTGSNEQTPTNEPKIIIKKPTTPTLEKQSPIDLGNSTESYLDPIEERIAKILQRTEDSESSSGGSRKPPKIEKPVRANAGKKLSVTKTEHGKSGSDRSSQESKSSFDSKGSLSVESRGSFETESSSGSLGAAQRRGELAQKEQQSTWKAFPIESSNSSSTDDPWHHVETDGGYERYDAQNPLRDSSDSDIKEVSPDEQKESDTSYQDDLNDFPTTFGYPAMTSTLGGIGVNPTDIIGYSTGFTLGRTLSRISERSTASEKSSMEDDVSKASTHSVSMRDESVGSTDHQPSLSSDSRSNTNLAYISDADRRTSAEMPEIPCDSATADRLSSIGSFNEPKSPTLVTGRFSVTHVDEQQPEDLERHTLMCLSNAGSQDSEDWPLPEIPFDHVPVKPPETMYSMPDLDKPVPKSFCWKASLSFQQSQDSVDWPSPPSSTIDGPIVVESIETYYASEVQSADKVLVDDEMNATGPPDVAKVLPYEDTAYLMSAAFEDKDFGSENIQLDTVSCLSSTLSAASCLSSSFNVSCSTSSTQPTARAAAEMRKGSNPEVIVAQPTRSPAPRSPISEDELFSNDDVFMPGTIKVQLSPDAQLRKLSRGSNNSDTSIDDILSGSTYLDDQTTVRRNYEARLSSGGSCKKCSHSSHSEEETSSIGTDLDGTVRMGLQQKKCTHSSHSEDTSIGLSISEWSTGTNTVRQYANLSGSDSLSAVSTHSCAKSEKSNHTKSSISSINKSAESLNEQSGSFSHKFSGDNGSSDGLRYDMLSNSETDKLSEPTSATRSDDTTLTLTEMAHTISEWSTSSSRTLVGVVPGEYLPLKQPRVASKPNLSSPSEEKRCSLPQVHRRSGSNGNQARSSQDHTDQPITSTGPETSAAARKRRSLEMMSKLYQSQEICSESESPFVERLYAHSEKLTERYQSQEFVPLHTTSSSSTVNSNTTTTTTTTQIQTQQSQQTRHKPRAPQPPTKPKPAVTRPIMQALLNKMKQPGLAEQAAAAAEAEEAAAATAAQSQRATPTAPAPVPTPVVAKPMPPPVPSLPPIVTPSDLPGNVCAPPAKPLAKHHSYDDKTLSKTQIREFKTTSKQLRQSSSFHEHMLSKSQQSSQELPMRIDEERDAHSTSSATNTTTTTNTLNSESTEPNSPQMPQRADKLIRCSPYYSSSLSSESPPNQLIQKPPRKAAAAAAAAAQLGAAAAVATALKSPPSGNDTDSSLDVRGQDVKQLRSRGYRKKRQLPVKRMRANLNAAALLEQAESSECSEGYVPEMDSGSSEYSYQRDEQYLEFDEELEREQTDEYDDYPQYSGVSKFESLDMSDNVDEMGFPRYDRLGHITKPMYQPIVDKPAPANHPMPPASGQPVKPVRTKKRQLKREDSQVASTSNAAAQQPQSYHGRSYCNPEESEYESHGGGLSDELANSSEDSGAGGAGGMGTIRRVTNRSSQSAEAQRQQLPYPDFLCDYETEPIEYERYACGLDIRVDPPPKFHDSDDLSDH